The DNA region GTCCAGCGCACGTGCAGTTCGGCGAGCGCCTCCAGCTGCTCGAACTGGACCGAGGACTCCCGGTACAGCTCCAGCAGCGCGAGGAACCTCGCCACGATCTCGACGGTGTGCTCGCAGTCCTCGACCAGTTCGCCGAAGGTCGCCTCGCCTCGTTCCGCGAGCTTGAGCCGCAGCAGCGCGGCGTGTTCGCGCACCGAGACCCGGCCCATGTGGATATGCGCGATCGACACCTGCGGTGGCGGCTTCGGTTTGAAGACCGCGACCGCGATCTCGGAGAACTTCCCCACGTCGACGCCGAGCATCACCTCGGGAAGCAGACCCATGAACCGGTCTTCGAGCGCGACCGAGCGCGGATAGCGCCGCAGCGCGCCGGCCTCCAGCTCCCCGAACAGCGCCGCGACCTGCTTGTACGCCCGGTACTGCAGCACGCGCGCGAACAGCAGGTCCCGTGCTTCGAGCAGGGCGAGGTCGTCTTCGCTCTCCACCTCGGCGGCGGGCAGCAGGCGCGCCGCCTTGAGGTCGAGCAGGGTCGCCGCGATGACCAGGAACTCGGTCGTCTCGTCGAGGTTCCACTCCGTGCCGAGCGCACGGGTGTAGGCGATGAAATCGTCCGTGACCCGGTGCAACGCGACTTCGGTGACGTCGAGCTGGTGCTGCGAGATCAGCTGGAGCAGCAGATCGAAGGGGCCCTCGAAGTTCTCCAGGTGCACCTTGAACTTGGACGTGCTCAGCTCTTCACTGGCCAGTCCTTCGGGGACCATCCCGCCGTGCACGGTCTCGTGCACGGCGGGGGTCTCGTCTGCCTCTGTCCGCTCGACCGGCTCTGAGCCGCTGGGAGCAGCCGCGGCCGGGTCGTCCATCAGTTCTCGGTCTCTTTCCCGTCCTCGCTGCCCGCCCGCAGGCGCTGGACGAGGACCGAGTCCTCGCCCGCCGCGTCGAAGTCGGCCAGCAGCACGGCCACCGCCTCGCGGACCAGCCTGCCGCGATCGAGTACGAGGCCGTGCTTCGCCCGGAGGTTCAGCCTGGCCTGCTCCATCGCCAGCAGTTCGTCGCCGGAGACGTAGACGGTGATCTTCGCGTCGTGCTTGGTCCGCCCGGACCCGCTGCGCGCGGCACGGGTCAGCTGTTCCTTGTGCGCGGGCCCCGTCTCGTTCCCGGAACCGTTCCCGTTGCCGTTCCCCTTCGCGGGGCGGGCTGTTCGGGCGCGGGCGGCAGATCGAGGGCGGGGCTGGAGGTGATCCTGAAAAGTTCGGACGCTCCGGGCAGGGAAGCTCGCCTGCTCACCGAGCGATCACCTCGCGTGCCAGCGCGCGATAAGCCGCCGCGCCCGCCGATTTGGGAGCCCAGGTCGTGATCGGCTCGCCCGCGACCGTCGTCTCGGGGAACCGCACGGTGCGGTTGATCACCGTGTCGAACACGGTGTCGCCGAATGCCTCCACCACTCTCGCCATGACCTCCTTCGAGTGCAGGGTTCTCGGGTCGTACATGGTGGCGAGAATCCCGGTGATGTCCAGTTTGGGGTTGAGGCGTTCCTGCACCTTCTCGATGGTGTCGATCAGGAGCGCTACGCCTCGCAGACTGAAGAACTCGCACTCCAGCGGGATGATCACACCGTCCGCGGCGGTCAGTGCGTTCACCGTCAGCAGGCCTAGCGAGGGCTGGCAGTCGACAAGAACATAGTCGTAGTCGTTCATGACCGGACGAAGGACCCGTAACAAAGTGTGTTCGCGTCCTACCTCTGCGACCAACTGGACCTCGGCCGCGGACAGGTCGATGTTGCTCGGCAGCAGGTCGACGCCGTCCACCCGGGTCTTCCGGATGACGTCGGTGATGCTGACCGAGCGCTCCATGATGACGTTGTAGACCGTCTGGTCCAGCTCGTGCGGCTGAATGCCGAGGCCGACCGAAAGCGCGCCCTGCGGATCGAAGTCGACCAGCAGCACCCGGCGGCCGCATTCGGCCAGCGCCGCGCCGAGGTTGATGGTCGAGGTGGTCTTGCCGACGCCGCCCTTCTGGTTGCACATGGCCATCACCAGTGCGGGGCCGTGCCGGTCCAGCGGCGGCGGGTCGGGGATCTCGCGATACGGACGGCCGGTGGGCCCGATGCCGTCGTTGTCGCGTTCTTGCTGCTTGGCGTCCTTGGCTTCTTTGGCGCGCTTGGCCTTGCGGCCGCGGGAAGAGATCGTGTCCTCCGACGGTTCGTCGCCGTCGTGTTCGGCGGGGGTTGCGATGGTCACCTGGCTGAGGCTCGCCGCGGCCGAACCGGCGGACGCGGACGGCTTCGCCGGCTCGTTCGGTGTCGACATGGCGCGAAAGCTCCTCTTCGGCAGGATCCTCGGCAGCCTATGCGCGATCCGGGAGCCGAGCCAACGAGGCACGCCGGGACCGACCGGGGTGATTAGCCGAGCGCGCGCGGATGTGCTGTCGCGTAAACCTCGCGGAGCGTGTTGACCGTGACCAGCGTGTACACCTGGGTGGTGGTCACCGAAGCGTGGCCGAGCAGTTCCTGCACGACGCGGACGTCGGCGCCGCCTTCGAGCAGATGCGTGGCGAAGGAGTGGCGCAACGTGTGCGGGGAAACGCCCGCCGTGATCCCGGCGGATTCCGCGGTGTCCTTGAGGACCTGCCACGCGCTCTGCCGGGAAAGCCTGGAGCCGCGGGCGTTCAGGAACATCGCGGGTGTCCCCCGGCCGTGGGTGGCGAGGGTGGGCCGCGCGCGGACGAGGTACGCGTGCACCGCTTCCAGCGCGGGACGGCCGATGGGCACGATGCGCTGTTTGCCGCCCTTGCCGTCGAGCAGCACGGTCCGTTCGGCGTCGTCGATGTCGTCGACGTCGAGCCCGACCGCCTCGGAGATCCGCGCGCCGGTGGAGTAGAGCAGTTCCAGCAGCGCCCTGTCCCGCAGCGGCCGTTCGCCCTCGGGTGGCGGGGTTTCGAGCAGTTTCAGCACGTCGCCCACCGGAAGCGCCTTGGGCAGCCGTTTGGCCGCGGCGGGCGGGCGGACCTCGCGGGCCGGATCGTGCTCGGTGATGCCGTCGGCGTGCGCGAACTTGTGCAACCCCCGCACCGCGACCAGTGCGCGGGCCGCCGAGGACGCGGCCAGCGGACGATGTTCTTCGTCGCCCTCGCGCAGGGCCGCGCCGAACGAGGTGATGTGCGCCGAGGTGACGTCGGCGAAGCGCTCGACGTCGACGTCGCCGAGGTACGCGGTGTACCGGCGCAGGTCACGCGAGTAGCTGTCGAGGGTGTTCCTCGCGGTTCCGCGCTCGACCACCAGATGGTCGAGGTAAGCGGCGACCACCTGGGCGACTCCGGTACCGCCGGCCCGTGACACACGGACACTCTAGGACCACCGCGACCCGATCGGGGGTTCGCCGCGCGTACCGCGCCGCGGGTGTGAAACGGGCTACCTTGGGAGCATGTCCCAGCAACCGGACCCGGAGGAGATGCGCGTCGGCACCGCCGAACGCGAAGAGGCCGCGCGGCTGCTCGGCGACCACTACAGCCAGGGCAGGCTCACCCCGGACGAGTACGAAGGCCGTGTTCTCGCCGCGTACGAGGCCGTGACGCTCGGCGAGCTCCGGCCGCTGTTCCAGGACCTCCCCGCGCCGCACCCGAAGTACCTGGCGCCGCGGTTCGACCCGCCGCCCTTCGTGCCTGTGTATCAGCAGCCGGCCCCGGTGCTGCCCTACTCGCCGAAGTCGAAGATCGCCGCCGGGGTGCTGCAGATCGTGCTGCCGTTCGGGATCGGGCGGTTCTACACCGGGCACGTCGGCCTCGCCCTCGGCCAGCTGGCGGTCGTGCTGGTCACCTGCGGCGTCGGGGTGGTCTGGCCGATGGTCGACGGGATCGTGCTGCTGGCGAACGGCGGCACCGACGCTCAGGGCCGCCGTCTCCGCGACTGAAGCCTCGTGAGTGGCAAGGACGGTTAGAACCGTCCTTACCACTCACGAGCGTCAGAGACCGCGCGAAGCGAACTTCGTCGGCCTGTCCTCCCAAGGCGCGTCCGAAGGCCGCGACGAAGCCGCGCCCGAAAGCACCGCGTGCGCGGCGAGCACGCCACCGACGGTCGCCCCGTTCACCAGCTCACCCGCCAGCGCCATCCGGACCGCCTCGGCGAGCGGGAACTTCCGCATGACGAGGTCGGCCTCCTCCTCGCCGAGCATCTCCCTGTCCACTTCGGACAGTTCGCGGGCGAGGTAGACGCGGACGACCTCGTCGGTGAAGCCGGGCGACGCCGCGACGTCGACCAGGGTCTCCCAGCGCTCGGCGCTGAGCCCGACCTCCTCGACCAGCTCGCGTTTGGCCGCGCCGACGGGGTCCTCCCCCGCCTTGTCGATCAGGCCGGCGGGCAGTTCCCACAGCCGCCGCCCGATCGGGTGGCGGTACTGGTGGATCAGCGTCACCGCCCCGTCGGCGTCCAGCGCGACGACGGCGACCGCGCCCAGGTGCTCGACGACCTCACGGCGGGCGGTGCCGCCGCCGGGCATCACGACCTCGTCGACCCGCAACCCCACGACGCGTCCGATGTGGACGTCCCTTGTGGACGCGACGGTGAACTCGTGCTTGCCGGGTTCGGTCACCGGGCCACCGTCTGCGGGGCCTCGGGCAGCTCGACCGGCAGCCGCTCGGCGACCTTGCGGTCCACGACGGCCTTCACGAACGCGCTGAACAGCGGGTGCGGCCGCGTCGGGCGGCTCTTGAGCTCCGGGTGCGCTTGGGTGCCGACGAAGAACGGGTGCTTGTCGGCGGGCAGCTCCACGAACTCGACCAGGTGGTCGTCGGGCGAGGTGCCCGAGAACACCAGACCGGCGTCGGAAAGGCGCTTGCGGTAGGCGTTGTTGACCTCGTAGCGGTGGCGGTGCCGCTCGGAGACCTCGGTGCTGCCGTACGCCTTCGCGACCTGCGAGCCCGGCTTCAGCTTCGCGACGTACGCGCCGAGCCGCATCGTGCCGCCCATGTCGCGCTCGCCCGCGACGACGTCACGCTGGTCGGCCATCGTGGAGATGACCGGGTTCGGGCCGTCCTCGAACTCGGCCGAGTTCGCGTCCTTGATCCCGGCCAGGTTCCGCGCCGCGTCGATCACCATGCACTGCAGGCCGAGGCACAGGCCCAGCAGCGGCAGCCCGTGGGTGCGGGCGTAGGCGATGGCGCCGACCTTGCCCTCGATACCGCGGATGCCGAAGCCGCCGGGGATCAGCACACCGTCCACATCGGACAGCGCGGCCGCGGCACCCGCCGGGGTCTCGCAGGAGTCCGAGGGAACCCAGGCGATCTGCACCTTGGCGCGGTGGGCGAACCCGCCCGCGCGCAGCGCCTCGGTCACCGACAGGTACGCGTCCGGCAGGTCGATGTACTTGCCGACGACCGCGACCCGCACCGTCTCCGACGGGTTGTGCACGCGGTCGAGCAGGTCGCCCCACACGGTCCAGTCGACGTCGCGGAACGGCAGCCCCAGGCGGCGCACCACGTAGGCGTCGAGCGCCTCACGGTGCAGCACCTTCGGGATGTCGTAGATCGACGGCGCGTCGGGGCAGGCGATGACGGCCTCGGTGTCGACGTCGCACATCAGGCCGATCTTGCGTTTGAGATCCTCCGGCAGCTCGCGGTCGGCGCGGCAGACGAGCGCGTCGGGCTGGATACCGATGTTGCGCAGCGCGGCGACCGAGTGCTGGGTCGGCTTGGTCTTGAGCTCGCCCGACGGGGCGAGGTACGGGACCAGCGAGACGTGGAGGAAGAAGCACTGGTCGCGGCCGACGTCGTGGCGGACCTGACGGCAGGCCTCCAGGAACGGCAGCGACTCGATGTCGCCGACGGTGCCGCCGACCTCGGTGATCACGACGTCCGGGCTGTTCCCGTCCTCGTCGGCGCCCGCCGCTGCGGTGATCCTCGCCTTGATCTCGTCGGTGATGTGCGGGATGACCTGCACGGTGTCGCCGAGGTACTCACCACGGCGCTCCTTGGCGATGACCTCGGAGTACACCTGCCCGGTGGTGACGTTCGCCTTGCCGTCGAGAGCCCGGTCGAGAAAACGCTCGTAGTGCCCGATGTCCAGATCGGTTTCGGCGCCGTCGTCGGTGACGAACACCTCACCGTGCTGGAACGGGTTCATCGTGCCCGGATCGACGTTGAGGTACGGATCCAGCTTCTGCATCGTGACCCGGAGCCCACGTGCGGTAAGGAGCTGACCCAGGCTGGAAGCCGTGAGTCCCTTACCCAGAGAGGAGGCAACGCCTCCGGTGACAAAGACATACTTGGTAGCCCGCGACTGAAGTCCCACGGGCTTCCACCTTATCGCACGCCCGCCGTAGCGCTCATCGGCCACGCCGCAAGCGTCCGATGGAGTGGAAAACCGCTACCCTCGCGGCGTGACAGACGCGCACGACACCTGGACCGCACCGGTCGCGGAAGGCCCGCTCGACGCGGACATCCGCGTCCCCGGTTCGAAGTCGATCACCAACCGGGCCTACGTCCTCGCCGCGCTCGCCAGCGCGCCGACGCGGGTGCGGACCCCGCTCGACTCCCGGGACGCGCGCCTGATGCTCGGCGCCATCTACGCCCTCGGCGCCCACTCGCAGGGCAGCATCGGCGGCTACCTCGTGCACCCGCTCGGCCCCGGCCGCGTCCATCCCGACGAAACCGTCCGAGTGGAACTCGGCAACGCGGGCACGGTCGCCCGGTTCACCCCCGCGCTCGCCGCGCTGGGTACCGGCCCGGCGCTGTTCGACGGCGACGAGGCCATCCGCCGCCGCCCCATCGGGCCGCTGCTGAAGGCGCTGCGCGACCTCGGCGCCCGCATCGACGACGACCGCCGCGAGGCGCCGCCCTTCACCGTCCACGGCGAAGGCGGATTGCGGGGCGGCAGAGTCGATCTGGACTCCTCGGCGTCGAGCCAGTTCCTGTCGGCGCTGCTGCTCGCCGGGCCGTCGTTCCAGCAGGGTGTCACCGTGCGCCTCGTAGGCGGCCAGGTGCCGAGCGAACCGCATATCGCGATGACGGTCGAGATGCTCCGCCGCTTCGGGGCCACTGTGGACCGTGAGGGCACCGAATTCCACGTCGCCCCCACGCGGCTTTCCTGCCCCGAGTACATCGTCGAGCCGGATCTTTCGACGGCTGCGCCGTTCGTCGCCGCGGCGATCGCGACCGGCGGCACGGTGCGGATCGCGGGCTGGCCGCAGCGGACGACCCAGCCCGGGGACTGGCTGCGCAGCCTGGCGCCCGTTCTGGGTGCCACCGCCGAACTCGACGCGGCGGGCCTGACGGTCACCGGCGGCGGCACGATCCCCGGCGTCGAACTGGATCTGCACGACGTCGGCGAGCTGACGCCGGTGATCGCGGCGCTGCTGTGTCTCGCCGAGGGGCCGTCGGTCATCTCCGGGGTGGCGCATCTGCGCGGCCACGAGACCGACCGGCTGACCGCGCTCGCCACCGAACTGTCGTCGCTCGGCGCCGACGTCCGCGAGACCGAGGACGGTCTGCGGATCACGCCGGCACCGTTGCACGGCGGGAAGTTCCACACCTACGACGATCACCGGCTGGTGATGGCGGCGGCCGTGCTCGGCCTGAAGGTCGAGGGCGTGGAGGTGGAGAACCCGGGGACGGTCGGGAAGACCTTCCCCGGATTCGCCGAGGCCTGGACCTCGATGCTCGGCTAAGCGAGCCCGCCCGCGAACGGGGTCGCCCGCCACTGGTCGATCATCGGTTTCATGCCGTCCACCAGCATCGGCAGGTCGGGCGCCATCGACAGGCACGCGACCACCTGGAGCAGGCCCAGCGCCTCGAAGGTGCGCAGCACGCCTTCGTCGACCTCGCGCAGGCCGAGTTCGACGGCTGCGGCGTTGTAGGCCTTGATGCCATCGGGTCCGTTGAAGGCGAGGTCGCGTTCGATCGGGCCGCGGTTGACCAGTTCGAAGTCGGAGTACAGCTCGCCTCCGGTGGTGACGATCAGGTTGTAGCCCGGAGCGTCGCCGTGGACCGGCTGGACGGTGGCGTCCGGGAACGCCTCGGCGAAGGCCTCCTCCGATGCCAGCAGCGGCCGGAAGACCTCCCATTCGCGGCGGGCGCGGTCGAGGTCGGCGGGGTCGAGCAGGTCGGGCCTGCCTTCGAGCTGAGCGAGGCCGTCCGGGATGAACGGGGCGAGCCCGTTCAGGAACGCCAGCTCGCCGGGATAGTCGCGGAGCGCGGCGTGCAGCTTCGCGACGAGCTTCGCCGAGTGCTCCACGGCGAGGTTCGCGTCTTCGACGAACTCGATCAGCTCCCAGAACGTCATCGAGAAACCGTCGCGCCGCACCGGTTCCGCCGGCACCAGCGGGCTCGGCTTGACGACCGGAAGCCCCTTCTCGCCGAGCCAGGTGGCGACGGCGAGTTCGCGCCGCTGATCGGCCAGCTGTGTCTCCGGTGTCGTCGTGCGCGGCAGCACGGTCGGCACGCGCACGACGACCGGCGAAGGCGCCAGCCGCACGATGACGGAGAAAACGTCGTACAGGACCTCGGGTTCGGTGACGGTGATACCCAGGTCGCGTCCCGCGGAGACCGCGGCGGCCACCGCCCGCGCGGTGCGGGCGGCCCGTTGTTCGTCGGTGATCATGCCGCGAGTCTGACATGTCCGGTTCACCCGGCGGAGCGTTCTCCGTCATCCTCGGGGAACAGCGTCTTCAAGGTCACTTCCCGGTTCACCCGCACATGCTCGACGGCATGGGCCCGCGCCTGGTCGGCGTCGCCCGAAGCGATCGCGTCGTAGAGGCGGCGGTGCTCGTCGAGCAGTTCGCCCCAGTGTTCGTTCTGGCTGGTCAGCCAGCGCAGCCTGCCCTCGAGCGGGCGGAGGATCTCGTGCAGCAGCCCGTTGCCCGCGAGCGCGACGATCTGGTCGTGGAAGCGGGTGTTGAGCAGGGTGATGCGGGCCGGGTCGCCGCTCTCGGTCGCGCGGGCGGCGTCGGTGAGCAGACGTTCGAGCGCGCGGAGTTCCGCTTTGCCCGCCCGCTCGGCGGCCAGCCCGGCGGCGAGTCCTTCGAGCGCCTCGCGGACGTCGAACAGCTCCTCGACGTCGGCCTTGGCCAGCTGGCGCACGACGATCCGGCGGGGCGACTGGACGGCGAGGAATCCTTCGGCCTCCAGGCTGCGGATGGCCTCGCGCACCGGCACGCGCGAGACACCGAGATCCTCGGCGAGTTCGCGTTCGACCAGCCTGTCCCCCGGCTTCAGCCGTCCGGCGAGGATACGTTCACGCAGCTCGTCGCGGACCCGCTGCCGGGTCGCGGCCAGCGGCTGACGCTGTCCTTCCTCCGCCACCTGACCCCCTCTTCAACACCGCCGTAACAGCTCGTAACCCGAGTTTATCGGCAGAAACCTTGACGACGGGCCACCGCGGGGTGATATTTGGGATGCCAAATTTTGGGATACCAAATCGACCGGACTCCCCGTCGATCGGAGGCCCGCATGACCGCCGCCCCAGCAACCCGGTCCGAAGCGCCTACCACCGAGAACGCCGATCCCCGGCTCTGGAACGAAGACCTCGCCCCGGCGAAAGAACGCCGATGGAAGGTCTACGACATCTTCGCGCTGTGGATGTCGGACGTGCACAACCTCGGCAACTACACCTTCGCGGCGGGCCTGTTCGTCCTCGGGCTCTCGGCGTGGCAGGTGTTCACCGCCCTGCTGACCGGGTTCGTGCTCATCTACTTCGGCATGAACCTGATGGGCCGGATCGGCCAGAAGACCGGCGTCCCCTTCCCCGTCGTCGCCCGCATCAGCTTCGGCACCTTCGGCGCGAACCTGCCGGCGCTGATCCGCGCCATCATCGCGATCTTCTGGTACGGCATCCAGACCTATCTCGCCTCGGTGGCCATCACGCTGCTCGTGCTCGCGATCGATCCAGGGCTGAAACCGTTGACGGAGGTGGGTTTCCTCGGCCTGCACGCCCTCGGCTGGATCTGTTTCATCGCGTTGTGGCTGGCACAGGCGCTCGTGCTCACCCGCGGCATGGAGGCCGTGCGCAAGTTCCAGGATTGGTGCGGTCCCGGCATCTGGGTCGTGATGATCGCGCTCGCCGTGTGGATCCTGGCCGCCGCCGACTGGAACATTTCCTTGACCAGCAACCCGAAGGCACTGTCCACAGGGGAGCAAGTACGGCAATGGTTCGGCGCCGTCGGGCTGATCCTGTCCATCTACGGCACCCTGATGCTCAACTTCTGCGACTTCTCCCGGTTCGCCCCGAACCAGAAAACGGTGCGGCGCGGGAACTTCTGGGGTCTGCCGATCAACTCGACGGCCTTCGCGCTGCTGTCGGTGCTGGTCACGGCGGGCAGCCTCCAGGTGTTCGGCGAGGCCATCACCGACCCCGCCGAACTGCTCGCCCGCATCGACAACACACCCGTGCTGATCATCGGCGCGCTGACCTTCGCGATCGCCACCATGGGCGTGAACATCGTCGCGAACTTCGTCTCCCCCGCCTACGACCTGGCCAACATCTGGCCGAAACGGATCACCTTCACCATCGGCGGGATGATCAGCGCGGTCGCGGCGTTGTGCGTGCTGCCGTGGAAGCTGTACTCCTCCCCCACGGTGGTCAACTACTTCCTCGGCGGTCTCGGGGCCTTCCTCGGCCCGCTGTTCGGCATCATGATCGTCGACTACTACCTGGTGAAACGCGGCCGGATCGATGTGGACAAGCTGTTCGTGGCCGGACCCGATTCGCCGTACCATTACAAACGCGGGTTCAACCCGCGGGCGATGGTCACCTTCCTGCCCACGGCGGCGTTGTCCGCGATCATCGCGCTGGTGCCGTTCTTCGCCCCCGCCGCGCCGTACTCGTGGTTCATCGGCACCGCTTCCGCCGCGGCCCTCTATTTCGTGGTGTCGCGCAAGCAGCGGGTCGCGTGATGCGGATCCTGGTCACCAACTGCAACACCACCGAGGCGATGACCAAGGAGATCGAGGCGGGAGCCCGCGCCGCAGCGAGCCCCGGCACCGAAATCCTGGCCAGGACACCGTTGTGGGGCCCGGAATCCGCGGAGGGCTGGCTGGACAGCTTCCTGAGCGCCGCGGCCGTCCTCGACCTTCTCGACGGGCTGGACGAACCCTTCGACGCGCTCGTGATGGCCGGTTTCGGCGAGCACGGCCGGGAAGGCGCCCGGGAACTGCTCGATGTCCCGGTCGTCGACATCACCGAGGCCGCCGCGCATCTGGCCTGTCTGCTGGGAAGACGCTACGGCGTCGTGACCACATTGGACCGGACGTGCGGGCTCATCGAGGACAGCCTGCACGCCGCGGGTGTCGCGCAGAACTGTGTCGGCGTCCTCGGCGCGGGGCTCGGCGTCCTCGAACTGACCGACGAACGCCGGACGGAATCGGCCTTGCTGACCGCCGGACGCCGGGCCAGGGACGCGGGTGCGGAAGTCCTCGTGCTCGGCTGCGCGGGGATGACCGGCCTCGATCACCGCATCTCGGCGATGCTGGACATCCCGGTGATCGACGGCGTCGCCGCCGCCGTCCGCCTGGCCGAATCCCTCGTCGCTCTCGATCTCAAGACCAGCCGAGCCGGCTCCTACGCCCGCCCGCTCCCGAAAACCCGCCTCTGGCCCCGCGTTGCCGAGGAGTAACGCGAGGTTGGCGTGCCACGCGGTCGCCGGACAACTCACGCCCGGCGGCAGCCAGGCCGACAGCGCCCGGGGTGAAGGGGCCTTTCCCCGCATCCAACGCGGCGAAAGGCCCCTTCACCACAGCGGACACTTCGCCTTACAGACCGACAAGACCTCTGACGGACCGCGTTTAGTCCTCTGGATGCGGTCCTTGCACACGCAAGTACCGCATCCAGAGGACTAAACGCGAAAGGGGCTAGTTGCCGGCGGCGGCGATCCCGGGGGCGGGAGCCTGGGCGTTACCCGCGATGCCGTACCGGCCGGCGCCGCCTTCGAGCTGCTCCCGCAGCGCCATGATCGTGGTGACCCGGCCCGCCGCGGTCTCCGCGTTGTCCACAGTGGACAGGATGGACGTCGACGAGGTGTCGGCCCGGACGACGCCGATCGCGCCGGTGCCGTCGGCGGATCCCGTGTCGCCGGCCAGGACGGTGCCCGCACCGGAGCGGTCGAGCTGCGCGGCGAACCGCGCGATGGTCGAGGCGCGGTCACCGGCGCCGTCACCGGTGTACTTGGAGCCGGTGAGCACGATCGCGAGCTGCGCGGGCTTCACATCCCCGCCGGTCTTGAGGAATCCACCGTCGGTGAGGCCGCCGAGCGCCGCCGCCAGCTCCACCGGCGTGGACTGCGGCTGCGCGTTGTCCTTGTTCAGCAACGCCACGGACCCGATCAGCGCGCCCGCGAGGGTGCCGGGGTCGCCCGCGGTCGGGAACTGGACACCGGCCGGCTGAAGGCGCGACACGACGTCACGCAGCTGATCCGACCGCATGGGGTCGGAGAACGCCTCGGTCAGCTGGATCTCACCGGTGACCGAGGCACCGGCCTGTCCGACGAGCTGCTTGAGCGCGTCGCGGTCCGCGGGCTTCGCGTCCTCGGTGGTCACCAGCACCACCGAACGCTTGTCGAGCTGCCCCGCGACGACTTTCGGCCCCATCGCGCCGGCGAACGCGTCCGCGTCGCCGAGCCTGGCGTTGAGCGAATTGCGCTGCGCCTCCAGATCCGCGACCTGGGAACCCAGATCCTCCTTCTGGCTGGCGAGACCCGAAAGCAGGGAACCGTTCAGCGCCGTCGACCCGAGCACCACCCCGATGGCGAGCGCCAGGAAGCAGGCGGCGATGGAAA from Amycolatopsis sp. EV170708-02-1 includes:
- a CDS encoding DUF1707 domain-containing protein, coding for MSQQPDPEEMRVGTAEREEAARLLGDHYSQGRLTPDEYEGRVLAAYEAVTLGELRPLFQDLPAPHPKYLAPRFDPPPFVPVYQQPAPVLPYSPKSKIAAGVLQIVLPFGIGRFYTGHVGLALGQLAVVLVTCGVGVVWPMVDGIVLLANGGTDAQGRRLRD
- a CDS encoding ScpA family protein, whose translation is MDDPAAAAPSGSEPVERTEADETPAVHETVHGGMVPEGLASEELSTSKFKVHLENFEGPFDLLLQLISQHQLDVTEVALHRVTDDFIAYTRALGTEWNLDETTEFLVIAATLLDLKAARLLPAAEVESEDDLALLEARDLLFARVLQYRAYKQVAALFGELEAGALRRYPRSVALEDRFMGLLPEVMLGVDVGKFSEIAVAVFKPKPPPQVSIAHIHMGRVSVREHAALLRLKLAERGEATFGELVEDCEHTVEIVARFLALLELYRESSVQFEQLEALAELHVRWTGGSVEEASVAAEHDRAAAEDEEYG
- a CDS encoding NUDIX hydrolase encodes the protein MTEPGKHEFTVASTRDVHIGRVVGLRVDEVVMPGGGTARREVVEHLGAVAVVALDADGAVTLIHQYRHPIGRRLWELPAGLIDKAGEDPVGAAKRELVEEVGLSAERWETLVDVAASPGFTDEVVRVYLARELSEVDREMLGEEEADLVMRKFPLAEAVRMALAGELVNGATVGGVLAAHAVLSGAASSRPSDAPWEDRPTKFASRGL
- a CDS encoding ParA family protein; its protein translation is MSTPNEPAKPSASAGSAAASLSQVTIATPAEHDGDEPSEDTISSRGRKAKRAKEAKDAKQQERDNDGIGPTGRPYREIPDPPPLDRHGPALVMAMCNQKGGVGKTTSTINLGAALAECGRRVLLVDFDPQGALSVGLGIQPHELDQTVYNVIMERSVSITDVIRKTRVDGVDLLPSNIDLSAAEVQLVAEVGREHTLLRVLRPVMNDYDYVLVDCQPSLGLLTVNALTAADGVIIPLECEFFSLRGVALLIDTIEKVQERLNPKLDITGILATMYDPRTLHSKEVMARVVEAFGDTVFDTVINRTVRFPETTVAGEPITTWAPKSAGAAAYRALAREVIAR
- a CDS encoding GntR family transcriptional regulator, which encodes MAEEGQRQPLAATRQRVRDELRERILAGRLKPGDRLVERELAEDLGVSRVPVREAIRSLEAEGFLAVQSPRRIVVRQLAKADVEELFDVREALEGLAAGLAAERAGKAELRALERLLTDAARATESGDPARITLLNTRFHDQIVALAGNGLLHEILRPLEGRLRWLTSQNEHWGELLDEHRRLYDAIASGDADQARAHAVEHVRVNREVTLKTLFPEDDGERSAG
- the xerD gene encoding site-specific tyrosine recombinase XerD, with product MVAAYLDHLVVERGTARNTLDSYSRDLRRYTAYLGDVDVERFADVTSAHITSFGAALREGDEEHRPLAASSAARALVAVRGLHKFAHADGITEHDPAREVRPPAAAKRLPKALPVGDVLKLLETPPPEGERPLRDRALLELLYSTGARISEAVGLDVDDIDDAERTVLLDGKGGKQRIVPIGRPALEAVHAYLVRARPTLATHGRGTPAMFLNARGSRLSRQSAWQVLKDTAESAGITAGVSPHTLRHSFATHLLEGGADVRVVQELLGHASVTTTQVYTLVTVNTLREVYATAHPRALG
- a CDS encoding CTP synthase; the protein is MGLQSRATKYVFVTGGVASSLGKGLTASSLGQLLTARGLRVTMQKLDPYLNVDPGTMNPFQHGEVFVTDDGAETDLDIGHYERFLDRALDGKANVTTGQVYSEVIAKERRGEYLGDTVQVIPHITDEIKARITAAAGADEDGNSPDVVITEVGGTVGDIESLPFLEACRQVRHDVGRDQCFFLHVSLVPYLAPSGELKTKPTQHSVAALRNIGIQPDALVCRADRELPEDLKRKIGLMCDVDTEAVIACPDAPSIYDIPKVLHREALDAYVVRRLGLPFRDVDWTVWGDLLDRVHNPSETVRVAVVGKYIDLPDAYLSVTEALRAGGFAHRAKVQIAWVPSDSCETPAGAAAALSDVDGVLIPGGFGIRGIEGKVGAIAYARTHGLPLLGLCLGLQCMVIDAARNLAGIKDANSAEFEDGPNPVISTMADQRDVVAGERDMGGTMRLGAYVAKLKPGSQVAKAYGSTEVSERHRHRYEVNNAYRKRLSDAGLVFSGTSPDDHLVEFVELPADKHPFFVGTQAHPELKSRPTRPHPLFSAFVKAVVDRKVAERLPVELPEAPQTVAR
- a CDS encoding phosphotransferase; this encodes MITDEQRAARTARAVAAAVSAGRDLGITVTEPEVLYDVFSVIVRLAPSPVVVRVPTVLPRTTTPETQLADQRRELAVATWLGEKGLPVVKPSPLVPAEPVRRDGFSMTFWELIEFVEDANLAVEHSAKLVAKLHAALRDYPGELAFLNGLAPFIPDGLAQLEGRPDLLDPADLDRARREWEVFRPLLASEEAFAEAFPDATVQPVHGDAPGYNLIVTTGGELYSDFELVNRGPIERDLAFNGPDGIKAYNAAAVELGLREVDEGVLRTFEALGLLQVVACLSMAPDLPMLVDGMKPMIDQWRATPFAGGLA
- the aroA gene encoding 3-phosphoshikimate 1-carboxyvinyltransferase; its protein translation is MTDAHDTWTAPVAEGPLDADIRVPGSKSITNRAYVLAALASAPTRVRTPLDSRDARLMLGAIYALGAHSQGSIGGYLVHPLGPGRVHPDETVRVELGNAGTVARFTPALAALGTGPALFDGDEAIRRRPIGPLLKALRDLGARIDDDRREAPPFTVHGEGGLRGGRVDLDSSASSQFLSALLLAGPSFQQGVTVRLVGGQVPSEPHIAMTVEMLRRFGATVDREGTEFHVAPTRLSCPEYIVEPDLSTAAPFVAAAIATGGTVRIAGWPQRTTQPGDWLRSLAPVLGATAELDAAGLTVTGGGTIPGVELDLHDVGELTPVIAALLCLAEGPSVISGVAHLRGHETDRLTALATELSSLGADVRETEDGLRITPAPLHGGKFHTYDDHRLVMAAAVLGLKVEGVEVENPGTVGKTFPGFAEAWTSMLG